One Micromonospora sp. WMMD1120 genomic region harbors:
- a CDS encoding DUF6328 family protein: protein MSKETEKQRWQRNFADLLQELRVAQTGVQILFAFLLTLPFSNGFTRTSEFQRDVYIVALLAAAAATAMIISPVAFHRALFRQGRKPELVRFAHRMASGGLAFMLIAMVSAVLLITDFVLARPIAFLLSALTGVWFLTFWMILPFARRNWGEDDIDDDDDDPETTIGR, encoded by the coding sequence GTGTCCAAGGAGACCGAGAAGCAGCGTTGGCAGCGCAACTTCGCCGACCTGTTGCAGGAGTTGCGGGTCGCACAAACCGGAGTGCAGATCCTCTTCGCCTTCCTGCTCACCCTGCCCTTCAGCAACGGGTTCACCCGCACCAGCGAGTTCCAGCGGGACGTCTACATCGTCGCTCTGCTCGCGGCGGCCGCGGCCACCGCCATGATCATCTCGCCGGTGGCGTTCCACAGGGCGTTGTTCCGGCAGGGGCGCAAGCCGGAACTGGTCCGCTTCGCGCACCGGATGGCCAGCGGCGGTCTCGCCTTCATGCTGATCGCGATGGTCAGCGCGGTGCTGCTGATCACCGACTTCGTGCTGGCCCGGCCGATCGCCTTCCTGCTCAGCGCGCTGACCGGAGTCTGGTTCCTGACGTTCTGGATGATCCTCCCGTTCGCCCGTCGCAACTGGGGCGAGGACGACATCGACGATGACGACGACGACCCGGAGACGACGATCGGGCGCTGA
- a CDS encoding SIS domain-containing protein, with protein MTVSAEAYLAVVTETIGRVAASQREAVGRAADLIAEAVRADGVVHAFGTGHSEALAMEIAGRAGGLVPTNRIALRDLVLLGGEPADRLGPFLERDPSVAHRLYELAPVRPTDVFVLASNSGVNGAMVEFATLVKEHGHPLVAITSAQHSDRMASRHPSGRRLSDLADVVLDNGAPYGDATLPLPGGGAVGAVSSITAALLAQQITVEVVARLLAAGERPPVYLSANIPDGDAHNTEWEARYAGRIRRGA; from the coding sequence ATGACGGTGAGCGCCGAGGCCTATCTGGCTGTGGTGACCGAGACGATCGGCCGGGTGGCCGCCAGCCAACGGGAGGCGGTGGGGCGGGCCGCCGACCTGATCGCCGAGGCGGTCCGCGCCGACGGTGTGGTGCACGCGTTCGGCACGGGGCACTCGGAGGCCCTGGCCATGGAGATCGCCGGTCGGGCCGGTGGGCTGGTGCCGACCAACCGGATCGCGCTACGGGACCTGGTGCTGCTGGGCGGCGAACCGGCCGACCGGCTCGGTCCGTTTCTGGAACGGGACCCGTCGGTCGCGCACCGCCTGTACGAGCTGGCGCCGGTGCGACCCACCGACGTCTTCGTGCTCGCCTCGAACTCCGGGGTCAACGGCGCGATGGTGGAGTTCGCCACGCTGGTGAAGGAGCACGGTCACCCGCTGGTGGCGATCACCTCGGCGCAGCACTCCGACCGGATGGCCTCCCGGCACCCGTCCGGGCGGAGGCTGAGCGACCTCGCCGACGTGGTGCTCGACAACGGCGCCCCGTACGGTGACGCGACGCTGCCGCTGCCCGGTGGCGGCGCGGTCGGCGCGGTCTCCTCGATCACCGCCGCGCTGCTGGCCCAGCAGATCACCGTGGAGGTGGTGGCGCGGTTGCTGGCGGCGGGGGAGCGGCCGCCGGTCTACCTGTCGGCGAACATCCCCGACGGCGACGCGCACAACACGGAGTGGGAGGCCCGGTACGCGGGCCGCATCCGGCGGGGCGCCTGA
- a CDS encoding alpha/beta fold hydrolase, whose amino-acid sequence MRVDARGFTFEVTVDGPPDGVPVLLLHGFPQHSGEWDDVVPALHAGGLRTYALDQRGYSPGARPTAVADYRIPELVADAVAVLDALGLDAVHLVGHDWGAVVAWAVAARHPERVRTLTAVSVPHPAAMAHALATDAQQKARSSYIALFRKPEKAERVLLAWHATALRKLLGGVGDAARVNRYADPMRAPGALTAALNWYRAMSRADLAGVGPVAVPTTYVWSDRDVAIGRTAAEACAANVTGDYRFVPIPGVSHWIPDVAPGPLAEAILARAGGTA is encoded by the coding sequence ATGCGGGTTGACGCGCGAGGCTTCACGTTCGAGGTGACCGTCGACGGTCCGCCGGACGGCGTACCCGTTCTGTTGTTGCACGGTTTTCCCCAGCACAGCGGCGAGTGGGACGACGTGGTGCCGGCGCTGCACGCGGGGGGCCTGCGCACGTACGCGCTGGACCAGCGCGGCTACTCGCCCGGGGCCCGGCCCACGGCGGTGGCCGACTACCGGATCCCCGAGCTTGTCGCCGACGCGGTAGCGGTGCTCGACGCCCTCGGACTGGACGCCGTGCACCTGGTCGGCCACGACTGGGGCGCGGTGGTGGCCTGGGCGGTCGCGGCCCGGCACCCCGAGCGGGTCCGCACGCTGACCGCGGTGTCCGTGCCGCATCCGGCCGCGATGGCGCACGCGCTGGCCACCGACGCCCAGCAGAAGGCCCGCTCGTCGTACATCGCGCTGTTCCGCAAACCGGAGAAGGCGGAGAGGGTGCTGCTGGCCTGGCACGCCACCGCACTGCGCAAGCTGCTCGGCGGGGTGGGCGACGCGGCCCGGGTGAACCGGTACGCCGACCCGATGCGCGCGCCGGGGGCGCTCACGGCCGCGCTGAACTGGTACCGGGCGATGTCGCGCGCCGACCTGGCCGGCGTCGGCCCGGTCGCGGTGCCCACCACGTACGTCTGGAGCGACCGGGACGTCGCCATCGGCCGGACCGCGGCCGAGGCCTGCGCGGCGAACGTCACCGGGGACTACCGCTTCGTGCCGATCCCCGGGGTGAGCCACTGGATTCCGGACGTCGCGCCCGGCCCGCTCGCCGAGGCGATCCTGGCCCGCGCCGGTGGGACGGCCTGA
- a CDS encoding ECF transporter S component, translating to MTSTSDTNRWRTIDIVVASVIAVAFGVIFWAWGLVWSATEGAFAFFPPAQTLLYGVWLMPAVLGGLVIRKPGAALYCETVAAVLSALLGSQWAGTVIPQGLVQGIGAELAFAAFRYRSFRLPTAVLAGALTGLSAALFDFFVWNVDYALGDYRIPYALLTIVSATVIAGAGSWLLTRALANTGVLDRFPAGRDRALI from the coding sequence ATGACATCCACCAGCGACACCAACCGTTGGCGCACCATCGACATCGTGGTCGCCTCGGTGATCGCTGTCGCCTTCGGCGTCATCTTCTGGGCCTGGGGTCTGGTCTGGAGCGCCACCGAGGGCGCGTTCGCCTTCTTCCCACCGGCGCAGACGCTGCTCTACGGCGTCTGGCTGATGCCGGCAGTGCTCGGCGGGCTGGTCATCCGCAAGCCCGGCGCCGCGCTGTACTGCGAGACGGTGGCGGCGGTCCTCTCGGCGCTGCTGGGCAGCCAGTGGGCCGGCACGGTGATCCCGCAGGGCTTGGTGCAGGGCATCGGCGCCGAGTTGGCGTTCGCCGCCTTCCGGTACCGGTCGTTCCGGCTGCCGACCGCGGTGCTGGCCGGCGCGTTGACCGGTCTGAGCGCCGCGCTGTTCGACTTCTTCGTCTGGAACGTCGACTACGCGCTGGGCGACTACCGCATCCCGTACGCGCTGCTCACCATCGTCAGCGCCACCGTCATCGCCGGCGCGGGCAGCTGGCTGCTCACCCGGGCGCTGGCCAACACCGGCGTGCTGGACCGCTTTCCCGCGGGCCGCGACCGCGCCCTGATCTGA
- a CDS encoding ABC transporter ATP-binding protein, with translation MGGVLLRGFGWRHAGRRAWALRGVDLRVEAGERVLLLGPSGAGKSTLLSALAGLLPEDSGEQEGTVEIDGLDPRKGRERVGVVFQDPETQLVMARCGDDVAFGLENRGVPTDEIWPRVDAALRRVGFRYPRDRATAALSGGEQQRLALAGALALRPGLLLLDEPTANLDPVGAELVRHAVAGALDADTTLILVEHRVAEALPLVDRVVVLEPGGGVRADGAPDAVFAAHGAALAAEGVWVPGHPIAPRPATAGPGEVLLTADRLGLPPRLGSTDLSVRAGEALAVRGPNGAGKSTLALLLGGLLRPGAGRVTASAELAGADHRTPPHRWRAPALARRIGSVFQDPEHQFVTSTVFDELALGPRRTGQPEPVVSQTVAGLLDRLRLATLAAANPYTLSGGEARRLSVATALATAPRLLVCDEPTFGQDRRTWRELVDLFADLRDAGHGVVAVTHDADFVAALADRTVTLPASDRER, from the coding sequence GTGGGCGGGGTACTGCTGCGCGGGTTCGGCTGGCGGCACGCCGGCCGGCGGGCCTGGGCGCTGCGCGGGGTGGACCTGCGGGTCGAGGCCGGGGAACGGGTGCTGCTGCTCGGGCCGTCGGGGGCCGGCAAGAGCACGCTGCTCAGCGCCCTCGCCGGGCTGCTCCCGGAGGACTCCGGCGAACAGGAGGGCACCGTCGAGATCGACGGCCTCGACCCGCGCAAGGGGCGGGAACGGGTCGGCGTCGTCTTCCAGGACCCGGAGACCCAACTGGTGATGGCGCGCTGCGGCGACGACGTCGCGTTCGGGTTGGAGAACCGGGGCGTACCGACCGACGAGATCTGGCCCCGGGTCGACGCGGCGCTGCGCCGGGTCGGTTTCCGCTATCCCCGCGACCGCGCCACCGCCGCGCTCTCCGGCGGCGAACAGCAGCGCCTCGCCCTGGCCGGCGCGCTGGCCCTGCGCCCCGGCCTGCTCCTGCTCGACGAGCCGACGGCCAACCTCGACCCGGTCGGCGCCGAGCTGGTCCGGCACGCGGTGGCCGGCGCCCTGGACGCCGACACCACACTGATCCTGGTCGAGCACCGGGTCGCCGAGGCGCTGCCGCTCGTCGACCGGGTGGTCGTACTGGAGCCCGGCGGCGGCGTCCGCGCGGACGGCGCCCCCGACGCGGTCTTCGCGGCGCACGGCGCGGCCCTGGCCGCCGAGGGGGTCTGGGTGCCCGGTCACCCCATCGCGCCCCGACCGGCCACCGCCGGGCCCGGGGAGGTGTTGCTCACCGCCGACCGGCTCGGCCTGCCGCCCCGGCTGGGCTCCACCGATCTTTCGGTACGCGCCGGTGAGGCGCTCGCCGTACGCGGACCCAACGGCGCCGGCAAGTCGACACTGGCGCTGCTGCTCGGCGGGCTGCTCCGGCCGGGCGCCGGGCGGGTCACCGCGTCCGCCGAGCTGGCCGGCGCGGACCACCGCACTCCCCCGCACCGCTGGCGTGCGCCCGCGTTGGCCCGGCGGATCGGGTCGGTCTTCCAGGACCCGGAGCACCAGTTCGTCACCAGCACCGTCTTCGACGAGCTGGCGCTCGGTCCGCGCCGGACGGGTCAGCCCGAGCCGGTGGTCAGCCAAACGGTGGCCGGGCTGCTCGACCGGTTGCGGCTGGCCACGCTCGCCGCCGCCAACCCGTACACCCTCTCGGGTGGCGAGGCGCGGAGGCTGAGCGTGGCGACCGCCCTGGCCACCGCGCCCCGCCTGCTGGTCTGCGACGAACCCACCTTCGGCCAGGACCGGCGGACCTGGCGGGAGCTCGTCGACCTCTTCGCCGACCTGCGCGACGCCGGCCACGGTGTCGTCGCGGTCACCCACGACGCGGACTTCGTCGCCGCGCTCGCCGACCGCACCGTCACCCTGCCGGCGTCGGACCGCGAGCGATGA
- a CDS encoding energy-coupling factor transporter transmembrane component T: protein MISIEPVAAPDAPLARRNPVAKVAAAMVFSFTLLATLDPLAPAIAIAIELAVLPLFGIRYRVLARRAWPLLLSAAGILVTLVLFAADRSGQVLLDAGPVLVSTGVLLTALGLVLRVFAVALPGVIVFATTDPTDLADALIQNVRAPARFAIGALAAFRLVPLLGQEWQMISMARRARGVDAGHNPVAKLRLFASTAFALLVGAIRRGTRLAVAMDARGFDAGTPRTVARRQRFTRADALLVAGALTLAAATLTTSVLAGTFRPLLS, encoded by the coding sequence ATGATCAGCATCGAGCCGGTCGCCGCGCCCGACGCTCCGCTGGCCCGCCGCAACCCGGTGGCGAAGGTCGCCGCCGCGATGGTCTTCTCGTTCACCCTGCTGGCGACCCTGGACCCGCTGGCGCCGGCCATCGCCATCGCCATCGAACTCGCCGTGCTGCCGCTGTTCGGCATCCGCTACCGGGTGCTGGCCCGCCGGGCCTGGCCGCTGCTGCTCAGCGCCGCCGGCATCCTGGTCACCCTGGTGCTCTTCGCCGCCGACCGGTCCGGCCAGGTCCTGCTGGACGCCGGTCCGGTGCTGGTCAGCACCGGTGTGCTGCTCACCGCCCTCGGCCTGGTGCTCAGGGTGTTCGCGGTGGCGCTGCCCGGCGTGATCGTCTTCGCGACCACCGATCCCACCGACCTTGCCGACGCGTTGATCCAGAACGTCCGGGCGCCGGCCCGGTTCGCCATCGGGGCGCTGGCCGCGTTCCGGCTGGTGCCGCTCCTCGGCCAGGAGTGGCAGATGATCAGCATGGCGCGACGCGCGCGGGGCGTCGACGCGGGCCACAATCCGGTGGCGAAGCTGCGGCTCTTCGCCTCCACCGCGTTCGCGCTGCTGGTCGGCGCGATCCGCCGGGGCACCCGGCTGGCGGTCGCGATGGACGCCCGCGGCTTCGACGCCGGCACCCCCCGTACCGTCGCCCGCCGCCAGCGGTTCACCCGCGCCGACGCCCTCCTCGTCGCCGGCGCCCTCACGCTGGCCGCGGCGACCCTGACCACGAGCGTCCTGGCCGGCACCTTCCGCCCCCTACTCAGCTAA
- a CDS encoding MTH1187 family thiamine-binding protein, which yields MLIAFSVTPLGGDDSVGDLVAEAVRVVRESGLPNRTDAMFTTIEGEWDEVMAVVKRAVDVVAAHAPRVSVVLKADVRPGVTDALTGKVARIDARLAEG from the coding sequence ATGCTGATCGCGTTCTCGGTCACCCCGCTCGGCGGTGACGACTCAGTGGGCGACCTGGTCGCCGAAGCGGTGCGGGTGGTCCGCGAGTCCGGCCTACCCAACCGGACCGATGCCATGTTCACCACCATCGAGGGCGAGTGGGACGAGGTGATGGCCGTGGTCAAGCGGGCGGTCGACGTGGTCGCCGCGCACGCGCCCCGGGTGAGTGTGGTGCTCAAGGCCGACGTCCGGCCCGGTGTCACCGACGCGCTGACCGGCAAGGTCGCGCGGATAGACGCACGTCTCGCCGAGGGCTGA
- the gndA gene encoding NADP-dependent phosphogluconate dehydrogenase produces the protein MAEQARAQIGVTGLAVMGRNLARNLARNGFTVAVHNRSPERTRSLVAEHGDEGTFIPGETMADFVASLERPRAVIVMVKAGAPTDAVIDELVPLLDEGDIIVDCGNAHFADTRRREEALRAQGLHFSGTGVSGGEEGALLGPSIMPGGSAESYAKLGPMFEKIAAQVDGVPCCTHVGPDGAGHFVKMVHNGIEYADMQLIAEAYDLLRAGLDATPAEIAEIFREWNNGELESFLIEITADVLAHTDAATGRAFVDIVQDRAEQKGTGRWTVQSALDLGIPITGIAEATFARSLSGHVDQREAARRAFPDAGEKWQVTDREAFVEDVRRALLASKIVAYAQGFDHIRAGSQEYNWDIDLGGTATIWRGGCIIRARFLDRIREAYDEQPDLPTLLVAPYFAEAVSAGVPSWRRVVGDATRAGVPTPAFSSSLAYFDALRAERLPAALIQGLRDNFGAHTYQRVDRAGSFHTTWAGDRTESPA, from the coding sequence ATGGCTGAGCAGGCGAGGGCACAGATCGGTGTGACCGGGCTGGCGGTGATGGGTCGGAATCTGGCCCGCAACCTGGCCCGTAACGGCTTCACGGTGGCGGTGCACAACCGCTCTCCGGAGCGCACCCGCAGCCTGGTGGCCGAGCACGGCGACGAGGGCACGTTCATCCCGGGCGAGACGATGGCCGACTTCGTGGCGTCTCTGGAACGCCCCCGCGCGGTCATCGTCATGGTCAAGGCCGGCGCGCCCACCGATGCGGTGATCGACGAGTTGGTGCCGCTGCTCGACGAGGGCGACATCATCGTCGACTGCGGCAACGCCCACTTCGCCGACACCCGTCGGCGTGAGGAGGCGCTGCGCGCGCAGGGGCTGCACTTCAGCGGCACCGGTGTCTCCGGTGGCGAGGAGGGCGCGCTGCTCGGGCCGAGCATCATGCCGGGCGGCTCCGCCGAGTCGTACGCCAAGCTCGGGCCGATGTTCGAGAAGATCGCCGCCCAGGTGGACGGGGTGCCGTGCTGCACGCATGTCGGGCCGGACGGCGCCGGGCACTTCGTCAAGATGGTGCACAACGGCATCGAGTACGCCGACATGCAGCTCATCGCCGAGGCGTACGACCTGTTGCGGGCCGGCCTGGACGCGACGCCGGCCGAGATCGCGGAGATTTTCCGGGAGTGGAACAACGGCGAGCTGGAGTCGTTCCTGATCGAGATCACCGCCGATGTGCTCGCGCACACCGACGCCGCGACCGGCCGGGCGTTCGTCGACATCGTGCAGGACCGGGCCGAGCAGAAGGGCACCGGCCGCTGGACCGTGCAGAGCGCGCTCGACCTGGGCATCCCGATCACCGGGATCGCCGAGGCGACCTTCGCCCGCTCGCTCTCCGGGCACGTCGACCAGCGCGAGGCCGCCCGCCGCGCGTTCCCCGACGCGGGTGAGAAGTGGCAGGTCACCGACCGGGAGGCGTTCGTCGAGGACGTCCGCCGCGCGCTGCTCGCCTCGAAGATCGTCGCGTACGCACAGGGCTTCGACCACATCCGCGCCGGTAGCCAGGAATACAACTGGGACATCGACCTCGGCGGCACCGCCACCATCTGGCGGGGTGGCTGCATCATCCGCGCCCGCTTCCTCGACCGCATCCGGGAGGCGTACGACGAGCAGCCGGACCTGCCGACGCTGCTGGTGGCGCCGTACTTCGCCGAGGCGGTCAGCGCCGGCGTGCCGAGCTGGCGGCGGGTGGTGGGCGACGCGACCCGGGCCGGGGTGCCGACGCCCGCGTTCTCGTCCTCGTTGGCGTACTTCGACGCGCTGCGCGCGGAGCGGCTACCCGCCGCGCTGATCCAGGGCCTGCGGGACAACTTCGGTGCGCACACCTATCAGCGGGTCGACCGCGCGGGCTCGTTCCACACCACCTGGGCCGGCGACCGCACCGAGTCCCCGGCGTAG
- a CDS encoding pirin-like bicupin family protein, protein MTTSAPAVDVRRAEDRFATRISWLDSRHSFSFSRHYDPVNTHHGLLLVNNDDVVRPGAGFETHPHQDMEIVTWVLRGSLVHQDSTGHSGVIYPGLAQRMSAGTGILHSEKNDAWRLDNQEPHSDPVHFVQMWVLPDEQGVDPGYEQLEVEDELLRGGLVPVASGMDRYADASAIRIRNRYATLHAARLAPGAEVTIPDAPYVHLYVPNGTVTLEGSGPLGTGDAARLTMTGGRRVTADEPAEILVWEMHATVA, encoded by the coding sequence GTGACCACGTCCGCTCCCGCTGTCGACGTCCGCCGCGCCGAGGACCGGTTCGCCACCCGGATCTCCTGGTTGGATTCCAGGCACTCGTTCTCGTTCTCCCGGCACTACGACCCGGTCAACACCCATCACGGCCTGTTGCTCGTCAACAACGACGACGTCGTACGCCCGGGTGCCGGTTTCGAGACGCACCCCCATCAGGACATGGAGATCGTCACCTGGGTGCTGCGCGGGTCCCTGGTGCACCAGGACTCCACCGGGCACTCCGGGGTGATCTACCCCGGCCTGGCGCAGCGGATGAGCGCCGGCACCGGCATCCTGCACTCGGAGAAGAACGACGCCTGGCGACTCGACAACCAGGAGCCGCACTCCGATCCGGTGCACTTCGTGCAGATGTGGGTGCTCCCCGACGAGCAGGGTGTCGACCCCGGCTACGAGCAACTGGAGGTCGAGGACGAGCTGCTGCGCGGCGGCCTGGTGCCGGTCGCCTCCGGGATGGACCGCTACGCCGACGCGTCCGCGATCCGGATCCGCAACCGGTACGCGACCCTGCACGCCGCCCGTCTCGCCCCCGGCGCCGAGGTGACCATCCCCGACGCGCCCTACGTGCACCTCTACGTGCCCAACGGCACCGTGACCCTGGAGGGCAGCGGCCCGCTCGGCACCGGCGACGCGGCCCGACTCACCATGACCGGCGGCCGGCGGGTCACCGCCGACGAGCCGGCCGAGATCCTGGTCTGGGAGATGCACGCCACCGTCGCCTGA
- a CDS encoding thioredoxin reductase: MVGPVGVGVGVRDLRFKMIMALNAADLGDPICEQVAEICAEIAEQHCAEFGHTPQVRTGEIAELATGEPALTWAPSTPDTGQRAW, from the coding sequence GTGGTGGGGCCTGTCGGGGTGGGGGTGGGTGTGCGGGATCTCCGGTTCAAAATGATCATGGCGTTGAACGCGGCCGATCTGGGCGACCCGATCTGCGAGCAGGTGGCCGAGATCTGCGCCGAGATCGCCGAGCAGCACTGCGCCGAGTTCGGCCACACGCCACAGGTGCGTACCGGTGAGATCGCCGAGCTGGCCACCGGCGAGCCGGCACTGACCTGGGCGCCGTCGACGCCCGACACCGGGCAGCGTGCCTGGTGA
- a CDS encoding isoprenyl transferase, whose protein sequence is MIRSKKAGRRQPTPPTPHPSGARPPALPSEAVPRHVAVVMDGNGRWAKDRGLPRTKGHEAGEHSLFDTIEGAIEMGIPYLSAYAFSTENWRRSPDEVRFLMGFNRDVIRRRRDQLVDLGVRVVWSGRPGRLWKSVISELQTAEEMSRDNSTLTLQFCVNYGGHAEIGDAAAAIARDVAAGKLDPAKVTEKTVAKYLYHPEIPEVDLFLRPSGEERISNFLLWQTAYAELIFLDTLWPDFDRRHLWYACELYAQRDRRFGGALPNPVAPVL, encoded by the coding sequence GTGATCCGATCGAAGAAGGCCGGCCGGCGCCAGCCGACGCCACCGACCCCACACCCGTCCGGCGCCCGGCCGCCGGCGCTGCCCTCCGAGGCGGTCCCGAGGCACGTGGCAGTGGTGATGGACGGCAACGGGCGCTGGGCCAAGGACCGCGGCCTGCCCCGCACCAAGGGGCACGAGGCGGGGGAGCACAGCCTCTTCGACACCATCGAGGGCGCCATCGAGATGGGCATCCCCTACCTGTCCGCGTACGCGTTCTCCACCGAGAACTGGCGGCGCTCGCCGGACGAGGTCCGGTTCCTCATGGGGTTCAACCGGGACGTGATCCGTCGCCGCCGCGACCAGTTGGTCGACCTCGGCGTACGCGTGGTGTGGTCGGGCCGCCCCGGGCGGCTGTGGAAGAGCGTCATCTCCGAGCTGCAGACCGCCGAGGAGATGTCCCGCGACAACTCGACGTTGACCCTGCAGTTCTGCGTCAACTACGGCGGGCACGCCGAGATCGGTGACGCCGCCGCAGCGATCGCCCGGGACGTGGCCGCCGGCAAGCTCGACCCGGCGAAGGTCACCGAGAAGACCGTGGCGAAATACCTCTACCACCCGGAGATTCCGGAGGTCGACCTGTTCCTGCGCCCCTCCGGCGAGGAGCGGATCTCCAACTTCCTGCTCTGGCAGACCGCGTACGCCGAGCTGATCTTCCTGGACACGCTCTGGCCCGACTTCGACCGCCGCCACCTCTGGTACGCCTGCGAGCTGTACGCGCAGCGCGACCGGCGCTTCGGCGGCGCGCTGCCCAACCCGGTCGCCCCCGTTCTCTGA
- the recO gene encoding DNA repair protein RecO, translated as MAGYRRQLYRDDAVVLRVQKLGESDRIITLLTRRHGRLRAVARGVRRTTSKFGARLEPFGHVDLQLAGDPKGNQGSALHTVSQVEGIDLYGKRFLGDYPRYTAASAIAETAERLTPVEREPSLRLFQLTVGALKALSRGEHATTLVLDAYLLRGMSLAGWAPALVACAVCGTPGRHRAFSVPAGGAVCPDCRPPGAAHPAPATIDLMSALTNGDWVVADATDSAVRRECSGLVAAHLQWHLERALRSLPLVDRGAPAAGAASPPEGTGAVVPRPRDIEAGADGANRE; from the coding sequence ATGGCCGGGTACCGCCGACAGCTCTACCGCGACGACGCGGTGGTGCTGCGTGTGCAGAAGCTCGGCGAGTCCGACCGGATCATCACCCTGCTCACCCGCCGGCACGGTCGGCTGCGCGCGGTGGCCCGCGGGGTCCGGCGCACCACCAGCAAATTCGGCGCCCGGCTGGAGCCGTTCGGCCACGTCGACCTCCAACTCGCCGGCGACCCGAAGGGCAACCAGGGCAGCGCCCTGCACACCGTGAGCCAGGTCGAGGGCATCGACCTGTACGGCAAGCGGTTCCTCGGGGACTATCCGCGTTACACCGCGGCGAGCGCGATCGCCGAGACCGCCGAGCGGCTCACCCCGGTGGAGCGGGAGCCGTCGCTGCGACTGTTCCAGCTCACCGTGGGCGCGCTGAAGGCGCTGTCCCGGGGCGAGCACGCCACCACCCTGGTGCTCGACGCGTACCTGTTGCGTGGGATGTCCCTCGCCGGCTGGGCGCCGGCGCTGGTCGCCTGCGCGGTCTGCGGCACGCCGGGCCGGCACCGGGCGTTCTCCGTGCCGGCCGGCGGCGCGGTCTGTCCGGACTGCCGGCCACCCGGGGCCGCCCATCCCGCCCCGGCCACCATCGACCTGATGTCCGCGCTCACCAACGGTGACTGGGTGGTCGCCGACGCCACCGATTCCGCCGTACGCCGAGAGTGCAGCGGACTGGTCGCGGCTCACCTGCAGTGGCACCTGGAGCGCGCGCTACGCTCGCTGCCGCTGGTTGACCGGGGTGCACCGGCGGCCGGCGCGGCCTCACCGCCGGAGGGCACCGGGGCCGTGGTGCCCCGGCCACGCGACATCGAGGCCGGGGCGGACGGCGCGAACAGGGAGTAA
- a CDS encoding DUF4097 family beta strand repeat-containing protein — translation MALHRTISPRFRRVVTPVALGLATTLIVLSGCDNLAFRRLDYDNTEAVRITTVRVSGGAGDVVIRGTGPASEARIKRVVRYQGSEPDDARYEIKGSELLLDTDCGSRCAISYEVTVPEGVTVRGETSSGNVELSRVGAVDLQVSSGDVRVSGASGALGVETRSGNIEVSEASAEVRLRASSGDITARRLGGTVDAEASSGNVNVELDKPASARVHASSGDVTLLVPEGSYQVRSSADSGDKTVTVADNPAATLVLDGSANSGNLTISER, via the coding sequence ATGGCACTGCACCGCACCATCAGCCCGCGCTTCCGGCGCGTCGTCACCCCCGTCGCGCTGGGCCTCGCCACCACGCTCATCGTCCTCTCCGGGTGCGACAATCTGGCGTTCCGTCGACTCGACTACGACAACACCGAGGCGGTCCGGATCACCACCGTGCGGGTGTCGGGTGGCGCGGGCGACGTGGTGATTCGCGGCACCGGCCCGGCCTCCGAGGCGAGGATCAAGCGGGTGGTGCGCTACCAGGGCAGCGAGCCCGACGACGCCCGCTACGAGATCAAGGGCAGCGAACTGCTGCTGGACACCGACTGCGGCTCGCGGTGCGCCATCTCCTACGAGGTGACGGTGCCGGAGGGCGTGACGGTGCGGGGCGAGACCAGTTCCGGCAACGTCGAGCTGAGCCGGGTCGGCGCCGTGGATCTGCAGGTCAGCTCGGGCGACGTGCGGGTCTCCGGAGCGTCCGGCGCGCTCGGGGTGGAGACGCGTTCCGGCAACATCGAGGTGAGCGAGGCCAGCGCCGAGGTGCGGCTGCGGGCGTCGTCCGGCGACATCACCGCCCGCCGGCTCGGCGGCACTGTCGACGCCGAGGCCAGCTCCGGCAACGTCAACGTCGAGCTGGACAAGCCCGCCTCGGCCCGGGTCCACGCCTCCAGCGGCGACGTCACGCTGCTGGTGCCCGAGGGCAGCTACCAGGTCCGGTCCAGCGCCGACTCCGGCGACAAGACGGTCACCGTCGCCGACAACCCGGCGGCGACCCTGGTGCTGGACGGCTCGGCCAACAGCGGCAACCTCACCATCAGCGAGCGTTGA